The proteins below are encoded in one region of Engraulis encrasicolus isolate BLACKSEA-1 chromosome 1, IST_EnEncr_1.0, whole genome shotgun sequence:
- the LOC134443014 gene encoding retinal cone rhodopsin-sensitive cGMP 3',5'-cyclic phosphodiesterase subunit gamma-like, producing MDAPAAAGSRGPPKFKQRAARVFKSKAPKPGQKGFGDDIPGMEGLGTDFTVVCPWEAFGDMELSDLAKYGIV from the exons ATGGACGCACCAGCAGCTGCCGGCTCCAGGGGACCCCCCAAGTTCAAGCAGAGGGCGGCCCGCGTCTTCAAGAGCAAGGCCCCCAAGCCTGGACAGAAGGG ATTTGGCGACGACATCCCAGGAATGGAGGGACTTGGAACAG acttcaCGGTTGTCTGCCCATGGGAGGCCTTTGGAGACATGGAGCTGAGCGACCTGGCTAAATACGGAATTGTGTAG